The genome window GCAGCTACAAGGCGATTGCCGGTATCCTTGATGGCCTTGAGGTGGCGGGGCGCGATGTAGCCCGCAGCGCCGATGAGTGCAAAGTTCTTCATAGTTCTCCCTAGAGCAGCACCACGTTGTCGGCTTTGATCCCCCGGGTGGCGTAGCGGGTGTCGAGCACCACTTTGGACAGGGCCACCACGCGGGCGTAGTCCACATTGGAGTGGTTGGTGGTGATGATCACCAGGTCGGCGTTTTGCAGCAGCTCGTCGGTCAGCTCCACGCTGTCGGCCACAAGCCCGTGCTCCTCCACGTGCGGCGTCCAGCTATCGTGGAAGACCACCTCGGCCCCCTGCTTTTGCAGGAGCTTGAAGACCTCGATGGCCGGGCTTTCGCGGTAATCGTCCAGGTTGGCCTTGTAGGCCATGCCCAGGAGTACCACCTTGGCCCCCCGCAAAGGCTTGCCGTGCTGGCTCAGCACGCGGGCGGCCTTGTCCACGGTGAACTCCGGCATTTTGCGGTTAATCTCGCCCGCCAGGTTGATGAAGTGGGTGTTGAAGTTGTACTCCTTGGCCTTCCACTCGAGGTAGTGCGGGTCGAGGGGGATGCAGTGGCCGCCCACGCCAGGGCCGGGGTAGAAAGGCATGATGCCGAAGGGCTTGGTAAAAGCGGCGTCCAGCACCTCCCAGACGTTCAAGTCCATGCGGTCGCACAGGAGGGTAAGCTCGTTGACCAAAGCGATATTCACGGCCCGGAAGGTGTTTTCAAACACCTTGACCATCTCGGCGGCTTTGGCGCTGCTCACCGGCACCACGTGGTTGATGGTTTTGCTGTAAAAAGCCACCGCCACCTCGAGGCTCTGGGGCCCCACCCCGCCCACCACCTTGTTGGTGTTCTTGGTGGTGTAACGGGCGTTGCCGGGGTCTACCCGCTCGGGGCTGTGGGCCAGGAAGAAGTCCTGGTTCAGCTTGAGGCCGCTTTGCTCCAGGATGGGCAGCATGACCTCTTCGGTGGTGCCCGGATAGGTGGTGGACTCGAGGCTCACCAGCTGGCCGGGCCGCAGGTATCTGGCAATTTCGCGGGTCACGCCCTCCACGTACTGCAGGTCGGGCACCAGGTTCTTGGTCAGGGGCGTGGGCACGGCGATTACAATCACGTCCAGCTCGGGTACTTCCTCGAAGCTGGTGGTGGCCCGGATCAGGCCCTGGGCCACCAGGTCGCGCAGCTCCTCGTCTTTTACGTCACCGATATAGTTCTGGCCCTGATTGATCATGGCTACGCGCTTGGCGCTGCGGTCGATGCCCACCACGCGGTAGCCCACCTTGGCCTTCTCCACGGCAAAGGGCAGGCCCACATAGCCCATGCCGACCACGCCTACCACGGCGGTTTTGTCCTCGATGCGCTGCAACAAAAGGGTTTTGGGATCTACAACGGTCTGCATACGGTCTCCTTACACCGGAACTTTTTCGGCCTTGGGTTGCTGGGATTGAAGCTGGTACAGCCAGTTTTCGATGAGCACTGACCAGCTCAGGTGGGTCTCCACATAGCGCCGCCCGTTCTGGCCCAATTGCTCGGCCAGATGGGGGTTTTGCGCCACCGCCATGATGTTGTGGGCCAGGGTTTGGGCGTCTTCGGGGAGGCTTACCAGGCCGGCTCGAGCCCCCTCCACTAGCCGCGCCCCTTCCCCCTGTCCAGCGTAGAGAATGGGTTTGGCGCAGCTCATCCCGGCAAAAATTTTGACCGGGCGGGTCATCTCGAAGAGTGGGGAGTCGCGCAGGGTGGAAAGGCCGGCTACGGCCAGCGAATAAAGCCGGGTGATGTAGGCGGGGGGCTTTGGGTCCAGGAATCGCACATTGGTAAGCCCCATCTCCTGGGCCATCTGCTTCAAGCGGGGTTTTTCCGAGCCGTCGCCGATGAGCACCAGCACCACCTGTGGGTCGGTCAGGAGCCGGGCGGCCTGCAGGGCCACCTCCAGGCCGTGGGCGTAGCCGTGGTTGCCGGCGTACAGAATGATTTTCTTGCCCTCGAGGCCAAGCTCCCTTGCCAGGGCCAGGTCGGGCGGCATGGGTTTGAAAAGATCGGTATCCACCCCGTTGGGCAGGTAGAGCACCTTGTGTGCGGGCACTTTTTTCTCTTCCAGCAAAACCTTCTGGATGCCCTCGGTCACCGCGGTGATGAAGTGGGCCTGGCGGTAGCTCCAGCCTTCCAGGCCCTCGGCCAAACGCAGCAAAGGGCCTTCCTTCATCAGGCCGAGCTGGCGCACCGAGTCCGGCCAGAGATCGGCTATGTTGAAGATAAAAGGCACACCAAAGCGCCTCGAGGCCAGGTAGCCCGTTAGGCTCAGGAATAGGGGCGGCGATTCCACAAAGATGTAATCGGGCTTTTGAACCTTTAGCAGTCCACCCAGCGCGCTCAGCACAAAGCTAAAGTAGTTAAGCAGCCGCTTGGGGCCGGTGCCCATGGCGGGGTAGATCCAGGTGCGCACCACCCGCACCCCTTCCCAGTCTTCCTCGAGCCAGAGTTTGCCGCGGTAACCCTCAAACACACGCCCGGTGGGGTAATTGGGCATGGCCGTTAATACCTCTACCTGATGCCCTAACCGCACCAGCTCGCGGATGACCGAAGCCAGCCGCACCTGGGCTGCGCCGATCTCGGGGGGGAAATACTGGGTTAGGAACAAGAAACGCACAGAACCTCCGATGTAGTCTTACAACCTGCTTCAATGTGTTTCTGGCAAACGCTAATTGCTCTTACTAAACGCATTGTTCGCAGGCTGTGCCATGACTTCACAAAAACTGCACTCGTCAACTCCAAGGCGTATGGCTCGCTCATCCCATGTAGTTTAGTCAGTTTCATGTACCCGGCCAGGTTGTTTGACGCATTGGTCGTTACAGCTTCACCTCAAGAGATGTGAACTCAACGCTTCATGAGAGCCCCATAGGTAACGGGGTTAGCGGATTTCTAAGGGGCCGAGGTCGGGGGCTACTCCCAGGATGCGTGGATAACCCATGAAATCGAAGCTGGGCGCAGCCTCACGAGTGCCTTTGTCGATAGCCGGGCTATCGTTGCTCAGCCGGTAATCGCCGGAGCCATCGTCTTTGAAATCAACAAAGCGAGGGTCTTCATTGAAGCTGCTTTGCTGGGTGCTGGTAAGCAAGACCCAGTTGGCGGTGTTGTTCCAGACTAGATTGTTAATAAACCGATTAACGCCCGTGTTGTTTTCCTCACTAATACCGCGAGGGTTGCCTACCACAATGTTGTTGGCTACCAGGAAGTTCTCGGCTTTATTGCCCAGGGTATTTTCGCCCGAGCCCACCGAGATACCGCCATACAGGTTGGCAAAGGAGAGGTTGTGGCTAATGGTCACGGCGGTAGCAGCCTGCCAGGTAGTGATGCCAAAGCCCCTGGCCCGGTAAACAATATTGTTCTGGATGATACCTTTTGGACTCCCTTGGTAGATGCCGTGGATCCGGGTACAGGAACCTGCCGAAAGGTCGCCGATGTCGTGTATCAGGTTGCTCAGTATGCTGATGTTGCTGGCGTTGGGCTGGCTGGCATTGATACCGGCCCCGCCGTTGGAGTCGCACTGGGCCCGGATGCCATAGACATGGTTGAACAAGAAGCGGTTGTAGGGGGCCCAGCTAATAATGCCGCTGTTGGTGGCGTTGGTAACTTCGAACCCGACGATATCCACGTAGCTGCCGTGCACATCAATACCAAAGAGGTTGCCCTGGGCGTTGAGTTTGGCGCCCCAGCGGGTTTCGGAGGCGATGGTGATACGCTGGTTTGATGTGCCGGAGACGTTTACCTGCACGGCCTCGTTGTAGGAGCCGGGGAGCACCCGCAGGACGTCGCCGGGCTTGAGTTTTTGCACGGCGAAGGAAATCGTGGCCCAGGGGCGCTCACGGGAGCCGTCGTTGGTGTTGCTGCCGCCGGGGCCCACGTAGTAGGTGGGGCCGTTGGGAATGCTAAACAAACCGTAAG of Meiothermus sp. contains these proteins:
- a CDS encoding right-handed parallel beta-helix repeat-containing protein; the protein is MRKRAIIPRLPLKSIGLRWVVTLLVVLLAACITSSQRSPLNPKPDTSYGLFSIPNGPTYYVGPGGSNTNDGSRERPWATISFAVQKLKPGDVLRVLPGSYNEAVQVNVSGTSNQRITIASETRWGAKLNAQGNLFGIDVHGSYVDIVGFEVTNATNSGIISWAPYNRFLFNHVYGIRAQCDSNGGAGINASQPNASNISILSNLIHDIGDLSAGSCTRIHGIYQGSPKGIIQNNIVYRARGFGITTWQAATAVTISHNLSFANLYGGISVGSGENTLGNKAENFLVANNIVVGNPRGISEENNTGVNRFINNLVWNNTANWVLLTSTQQSSFNEDPRFVDFKDDGSGDYRLSNDSPAIDKGTREAAPSFDFMGYPRILGVAPDLGPLEIR
- a CDS encoding nucleotide sugar dehydrogenase; its protein translation is MQTVVDPKTLLLQRIEDKTAVVGVVGMGYVGLPFAVEKAKVGYRVVGIDRSAKRVAMINQGQNYIGDVKDEELRDLVAQGLIRATTSFEEVPELDVIVIAVPTPLTKNLVPDLQYVEGVTREIARYLRPGQLVSLESTTYPGTTEEVMLPILEQSGLKLNQDFFLAHSPERVDPGNARYTTKNTNKVVGGVGPQSLEVAVAFYSKTINHVVPVSSAKAAEMVKVFENTFRAVNIALVNELTLLCDRMDLNVWEVLDAAFTKPFGIMPFYPGPGVGGHCIPLDPHYLEWKAKEYNFNTHFINLAGEINRKMPEFTVDKAARVLSQHGKPLRGAKVVLLGMAYKANLDDYRESPAIEVFKLLQKQGAEVVFHDSWTPHVEEHGLVADSVELTDELLQNADLVIITTNHSNVDYARVVALSKVVLDTRYATRGIKADNVVLL
- a CDS encoding glycosyltransferase family 4 protein; amino-acid sequence: MRFLFLTQYFPPEIGAAQVRLASVIRELVRLGHQVEVLTAMPNYPTGRVFEGYRGKLWLEEDWEGVRVVRTWIYPAMGTGPKRLLNYFSFVLSALGGLLKVQKPDYIFVESPPLFLSLTGYLASRRFGVPFIFNIADLWPDSVRQLGLMKEGPLLRLAEGLEGWSYRQAHFITAVTEGIQKVLLEEKKVPAHKVLYLPNGVDTDLFKPMPPDLALARELGLEGKKIILYAGNHGYAHGLEVALQAARLLTDPQVVLVLIGDGSEKPRLKQMAQEMGLTNVRFLDPKPPAYITRLYSLAVAGLSTLRDSPLFEMTRPVKIFAGMSCAKPILYAGQGEGARLVEGARAGLVSLPEDAQTLAHNIMAVAQNPHLAEQLGQNGRRYVETHLSWSVLIENWLYQLQSQQPKAEKVPV